The sequence below is a genomic window from Oreochromis niloticus isolate F11D_XX linkage group LG3, O_niloticus_UMD_NMBU, whole genome shotgun sequence.
CTCTATTCAATGTGCTGAAACCAGCTACCACTCATGCTGCACTTACGGCCGCATCACCAGAACACGGCCGCatcataaaccaaaacctacGGACGCGTTACGCGTTACGTGTTACGCGTTACTGGCGCTTAACCGACACCGTAAGCCAGTATCTGCTTAACCTTAATTTTATACTAATTTCATGGCCGCATCAACGAGGACttaaccgacaccataaaccaacttcaaaacctctattcaatgtacTGGACTTATGGCCGCATCTCCAAAAAAGATTCTAAtgtattattgctacagaagccagtcttagacaaagttaaatgtggaaggtaaagtgggcTGCAACTAGCTCAACGTAGTATATTATTAGTTTCTTGGAAGAAGCAATTCAACTGCAACTAGCTCAACGTAGTATATTATTAGTTTCTTGGTAGAAGCAGTTTATCtaacacactggaattcagcctcaacttatgttgttagtatctcgtgccaaaaaccaaacaccgacaaatttaatgtgaaaatacgtgtaactcagcgaacagattaatttggaaatttataatacaacaggctgtgcttTGACAGGGATCAGCAGTTGTCCTCAAAACACAGCTCACAAGCTGTAACCACACTAATGGCACTCTGGCCAGAATCCCGATCGGAGAACTCAATGTAAGCAAAGCCCTTAGGATGGCCGGAGAACCTGTCACACAGGATGGTAACTCTGTTGACAGGACCACAGCCATTGAAGTGGATCTCCAACTCATCTGCAGTGGCTCCATAGTCTACATTTCCAACATAGATCGACCTGTTGTCTGCATCTATCCTCTCCTCGGGAGTCATGTTGTAGAAAGGTCCAGACTGAGGGCTGCTGGTCAGGAGCAGCATGTCCACTGCATCacacctctcctcctccttcagtcTTTCCGACTCTTCTTCCATCTCCAGCTCCTGCACCCTGGCCTTGATGGCCAGCAGCTCCGGGTCCTCCGTGAATTGCTCTCCGATGGACTCGCCCTCGAGGTAGCCGTACTCCAGATGATTTTCCGCCATGCTTACTGCTCAGACATAGCATCTGCAAAGCTGACTGCAGCTTGCCAAAACCGCCACAGAAAAATATCCCTGACAGGGAGGAACCCGGTGGACGGTccgcaaacaaaaaaaaaaaaaaaaatgctgcacaaaagaaaaaaggtggcAGCTAAGACAGGAGAGATGGTCGGACACGCCCACACAGACAACTTCAGGAGGCggccctgctagggccgtaacagcTTACCTTTTTGTTTAGGCCGGCCCTCTGTTCGCCTCGCCCCACgatctcaccacaggccaaatctgcccctcctcagcacgccaaagatccgggtcaccaggcaccaagttgtta
It includes:
- the LOC109198957 gene encoding polyadenylate-binding protein 2-B-like, with product MAENHLEYGYLEGESIGEQFTEDPELLAIKARVQELEMEEESERLKEEERCDAVDMLLLTSSPQSGPFYNMTPEERIDADNRSIYVGNVDYGATADELEIHFNGCGPVNRVTILCDRFSGHPKGFAYIEFSDRDSGQSAISVVTACELCFEDNC